A portion of the Homalodisca vitripennis isolate AUS2020 chromosome 2, UT_GWSS_2.1, whole genome shotgun sequence genome contains these proteins:
- the LOC124353991 gene encoding putative inorganic phosphate cotransporter isoform X3, whose translation MVSSGCLGILRRACIPQRYVLGVMGLLGMANAYIMRACLSIAITAMVSHPKTTSTYINEEECPVSKSTNTTHNAVRGNFDWDEPTQGMILSAFYYGYIITHIPGGVLAQKFGGKYTFGLGIFSTAVVTLLTPVVADYLGSTGIIVLRFLMGLGEGTTFPALSTLLAQWAPPLEKSRLSSMCFAGVQLGMIIATSLGGIIIQYDGWESVFYVFGTVGLVWFIIWCLICYSDPASHPFISEEEKSYLAETIGGVERDKDLAGTPWKILFTSWPVWALIIGETGHDWGLYTLITDLPKYMNDVMHFDIAENGLVSAIPYLTMWICSLLIGGLADWMLTRNIMTITPLRKLLASVGAIGPGAGAVLASYAGCDKLLVTIMFTIGMGLMGFCYASLRVNSLDLSPNYAGSIMAIVNGLSSVSGMITPYLIGVLTPNRSLREWRVVFWIMFAVLFFSNCVFVWFGSGEVQPWNDTRKRKTSPQNGKERHGADHEQSDGITAFDESKTP comes from the exons ATGGTGTCATCGGGCTGCCTGGGAATCCTGCGAAGAG CATGTATTCCCCAGCGTTACGTGCTGGGTGTCATGGGTCTCCTGGGGATGGCCAACGCCTACATCATGAGGGCGTGTCTTAGCATCGCAATCACTGCGATGGTTTCCCACCCCAAGACTACTAGCACATACATCAATGAGGAGGAATGTCCTGTCAGCAAGTCTACCAACACAACTCATAATGCTGTTAGG ggGAATTTTGATTGGGATGAGCCAACCCAAGGCATGATCCTCTCAGCCTTCTACTATGGTTACATCATCACCCACATTCCTGGTGGTGTTTTGGCGCAGAAGTTTGGTGGTAAATACACCTTTGGTCTCGGCATCTTTTCCACGGCAGTTGTCACTTTGCTGACCCCTGTAGTTGCTGATTATCTTGGCTCCACGGGAATTATCGTTCTCCGCTTCCTCATGGGTTTGGGAGAg GGCACAACTTTCCCAGCACTCAGTACCCTGTTAGCTCAGTGGGCCCCACCCTTGGAGAAGAGCAGACTGTCAAGTATGTGCTTTGCAG GGGTCCAGCTGGGGATGATCATAGCCACATCGCTGGGAGGTATCATCATCCAGTACGATGGCTGGGAAAGCGTGTTCTACGTGTTTGGCACTGTTGGACTGGTGTGGTTCATCATCTGGTGTCTCATCTGTTACAGTGACCCTGCCTCCCATCCTTTCATCTCTGAAGAAGAGAAGAGCTATCTGGCCGAGACCATTGGTGGTGTTGAGCGAGACAAG GATCTGGCAGGAACGCCTTGGAAGATTTTGTTCACGTCATGGCCAGTCTGGGCTCTTATTATCGGGGAGACAGGGCATGACTGGGGACTCTACACTTTGATCACAGACCTACCTAAATACATGAACGATGTCATGCATTTTGACATCGCTGAG AACGGATTAGTCTCGGCTATTCCATATCTCACTATGTGGATTTGTTCTCTCCTCATTGGAGGATTGGCTGATTGGATGCTTACTCGTAACATTATGACTATCACTCCATTGCGGAAACTACTTGCTTCTGTAG GAGCTATAGGGCCAGGGGCAGGAGCTGTGTTGGCTTCATACGCAGGTTGTGACAAGCTCCTTGTTACGATCATGTTCACCATTGGGATGGGGCTGATGGGTTTCTGCTACGCGTCCTTGCGTGTCAACTCTCTTGACCTCAGTCCGAACTACGCAGGATCCATCATGGCCATCGTCAACGGCCTCAGCTCCGTCTCAGGAATGATCACTCCTTATCTCATTGGTGTACTCACACCCAAT AGGTCATTGCGGGAGTGGCGCGTCGTGTTTTGGATCATGTTTGCCGTTCTGTTCTTCTCCAACTGCGTCTTCGTCTGGTTTGGTTCTGGTGAGGTGCA
- the LOC124353991 gene encoding putative inorganic phosphate cotransporter isoform X2, producing MMELQPLLERKAHLETNGIIQACIPQRYVLGVMGLLGMANAYIMRACLSIAITAMVSHPKTTSTYINEEECPVSKSTNTTHNAVRGNFDWDEPTQGMILSAFYYGYIITHIPGGVLAQKFGGKYTFGLGIFSTAVVTLLTPVVADYLGSTGIIVLRFLMGLGEGTTFPALSTLLAQWAPPLEKSRLSSMCFAGVQLGMIIATSLGGIIIQYDGWESVFYVFGTVGLVWFIIWCLICYSDPASHPFISEEEKSYLAETIGGVERDKDLAGTPWKILFTSWPVWALIIGETGHDWGLYTLITDLPKYMNDVMHFDIAENGLVSAIPYLTMWICSLLIGGLADWMLTRNIMTITPLRKLLASVGAIGPGAGAVLASYAGCDKLLVTIMFTIGMGLMGFCYASLRVNSLDLSPNYAGSIMAIVNGLSSVSGMITPYLIGVLTPNRSLREWRVVFWIMFAVLFFSNCVFVWFGSGEVQPWNDTRKRKTSPQNGKERHGADHEQSDGITAFDESKTP from the exons ATGATGGAACTGCAACCTTTGCTTGAGCGTAAAGCACACTTGGAAACAAACGGGATCATTCAAG CATGTATTCCCCAGCGTTACGTGCTGGGTGTCATGGGTCTCCTGGGGATGGCCAACGCCTACATCATGAGGGCGTGTCTTAGCATCGCAATCACTGCGATGGTTTCCCACCCCAAGACTACTAGCACATACATCAATGAGGAGGAATGTCCTGTCAGCAAGTCTACCAACACAACTCATAATGCTGTTAGG ggGAATTTTGATTGGGATGAGCCAACCCAAGGCATGATCCTCTCAGCCTTCTACTATGGTTACATCATCACCCACATTCCTGGTGGTGTTTTGGCGCAGAAGTTTGGTGGTAAATACACCTTTGGTCTCGGCATCTTTTCCACGGCAGTTGTCACTTTGCTGACCCCTGTAGTTGCTGATTATCTTGGCTCCACGGGAATTATCGTTCTCCGCTTCCTCATGGGTTTGGGAGAg GGCACAACTTTCCCAGCACTCAGTACCCTGTTAGCTCAGTGGGCCCCACCCTTGGAGAAGAGCAGACTGTCAAGTATGTGCTTTGCAG GGGTCCAGCTGGGGATGATCATAGCCACATCGCTGGGAGGTATCATCATCCAGTACGATGGCTGGGAAAGCGTGTTCTACGTGTTTGGCACTGTTGGACTGGTGTGGTTCATCATCTGGTGTCTCATCTGTTACAGTGACCCTGCCTCCCATCCTTTCATCTCTGAAGAAGAGAAGAGCTATCTGGCCGAGACCATTGGTGGTGTTGAGCGAGACAAG GATCTGGCAGGAACGCCTTGGAAGATTTTGTTCACGTCATGGCCAGTCTGGGCTCTTATTATCGGGGAGACAGGGCATGACTGGGGACTCTACACTTTGATCACAGACCTACCTAAATACATGAACGATGTCATGCATTTTGACATCGCTGAG AACGGATTAGTCTCGGCTATTCCATATCTCACTATGTGGATTTGTTCTCTCCTCATTGGAGGATTGGCTGATTGGATGCTTACTCGTAACATTATGACTATCACTCCATTGCGGAAACTACTTGCTTCTGTAG GAGCTATAGGGCCAGGGGCAGGAGCTGTGTTGGCTTCATACGCAGGTTGTGACAAGCTCCTTGTTACGATCATGTTCACCATTGGGATGGGGCTGATGGGTTTCTGCTACGCGTCCTTGCGTGTCAACTCTCTTGACCTCAGTCCGAACTACGCAGGATCCATCATGGCCATCGTCAACGGCCTCAGCTCCGTCTCAGGAATGATCACTCCTTATCTCATTGGTGTACTCACACCCAAT AGGTCATTGCGGGAGTGGCGCGTCGTGTTTTGGATCATGTTTGCCGTTCTGTTCTTCTCCAACTGCGTCTTCGTCTGGTTTGGTTCTGGTGAGGTGCA
- the LOC124353991 gene encoding putative inorganic phosphate cotransporter isoform X1: MYYLLTCKPILKVSKIFFRALRCRCRQLRKSCIPQRYVLGVMGLLGMANAYIMRACLSIAITAMVSHPKTTSTYINEEECPVSKSTNTTHNAVRGNFDWDEPTQGMILSAFYYGYIITHIPGGVLAQKFGGKYTFGLGIFSTAVVTLLTPVVADYLGSTGIIVLRFLMGLGEGTTFPALSTLLAQWAPPLEKSRLSSMCFAGVQLGMIIATSLGGIIIQYDGWESVFYVFGTVGLVWFIIWCLICYSDPASHPFISEEEKSYLAETIGGVERDKDLAGTPWKILFTSWPVWALIIGETGHDWGLYTLITDLPKYMNDVMHFDIAENGLVSAIPYLTMWICSLLIGGLADWMLTRNIMTITPLRKLLASVGAIGPGAGAVLASYAGCDKLLVTIMFTIGMGLMGFCYASLRVNSLDLSPNYAGSIMAIVNGLSSVSGMITPYLIGVLTPNRSLREWRVVFWIMFAVLFFSNCVFVWFGSGEVQPWNDTRKRKTSPQNGKERHGADHEQSDGITAFDESKTP, from the exons ATGTATTACCTGCTGACGTGTAAACCAATACTGAAggtttcaaagattttttttagagCTCTCAGATGCAGGTGTCGACAGCTGAGAAAAT CATGTATTCCCCAGCGTTACGTGCTGGGTGTCATGGGTCTCCTGGGGATGGCCAACGCCTACATCATGAGGGCGTGTCTTAGCATCGCAATCACTGCGATGGTTTCCCACCCCAAGACTACTAGCACATACATCAATGAGGAGGAATGTCCTGTCAGCAAGTCTACCAACACAACTCATAATGCTGTTAGG ggGAATTTTGATTGGGATGAGCCAACCCAAGGCATGATCCTCTCAGCCTTCTACTATGGTTACATCATCACCCACATTCCTGGTGGTGTTTTGGCGCAGAAGTTTGGTGGTAAATACACCTTTGGTCTCGGCATCTTTTCCACGGCAGTTGTCACTTTGCTGACCCCTGTAGTTGCTGATTATCTTGGCTCCACGGGAATTATCGTTCTCCGCTTCCTCATGGGTTTGGGAGAg GGCACAACTTTCCCAGCACTCAGTACCCTGTTAGCTCAGTGGGCCCCACCCTTGGAGAAGAGCAGACTGTCAAGTATGTGCTTTGCAG GGGTCCAGCTGGGGATGATCATAGCCACATCGCTGGGAGGTATCATCATCCAGTACGATGGCTGGGAAAGCGTGTTCTACGTGTTTGGCACTGTTGGACTGGTGTGGTTCATCATCTGGTGTCTCATCTGTTACAGTGACCCTGCCTCCCATCCTTTCATCTCTGAAGAAGAGAAGAGCTATCTGGCCGAGACCATTGGTGGTGTTGAGCGAGACAAG GATCTGGCAGGAACGCCTTGGAAGATTTTGTTCACGTCATGGCCAGTCTGGGCTCTTATTATCGGGGAGACAGGGCATGACTGGGGACTCTACACTTTGATCACAGACCTACCTAAATACATGAACGATGTCATGCATTTTGACATCGCTGAG AACGGATTAGTCTCGGCTATTCCATATCTCACTATGTGGATTTGTTCTCTCCTCATTGGAGGATTGGCTGATTGGATGCTTACTCGTAACATTATGACTATCACTCCATTGCGGAAACTACTTGCTTCTGTAG GAGCTATAGGGCCAGGGGCAGGAGCTGTGTTGGCTTCATACGCAGGTTGTGACAAGCTCCTTGTTACGATCATGTTCACCATTGGGATGGGGCTGATGGGTTTCTGCTACGCGTCCTTGCGTGTCAACTCTCTTGACCTCAGTCCGAACTACGCAGGATCCATCATGGCCATCGTCAACGGCCTCAGCTCCGTCTCAGGAATGATCACTCCTTATCTCATTGGTGTACTCACACCCAAT AGGTCATTGCGGGAGTGGCGCGTCGTGTTTTGGATCATGTTTGCCGTTCTGTTCTTCTCCAACTGCGTCTTCGTCTGGTTTGGTTCTGGTGAGGTGCA
- the LOC124353992 gene encoding tetratricopeptide repeat protein 12-like, with product MLLLYQLSSVLKMAEQVNPFESRNAVEDDEFDNFMLKVQEVRKLMDGLTSNDKSVASEALKLVDNYLGTTEKTFNEDSLKVKTNKTVINQKAFDSMKKEGQQETQSPEDFMKSCEADAKRRAEERRLQKEASDTLKKRAIAAFNQGEYEKALSFYNKAINEFRCSTHLYNSRALTCLKLKLYEKTIEDCDLVLRCFDEKNFKALLYKAKAHKALGEEEEAGKCVQQAITFHPKSKDVICEYINENPTDDK from the coding sequence ATGTTGCTACTGTACCAGTTGAGTTCTGTTTTGAAAATGGCTGAACAAGTGAATCCTTTTGAGTCGAGGAATGCTGTGGAAGATGATGAATTTGACAATTTCATGCTCAAAGTCCAAGAGGTCAGGAAACTCATGGATGGCTTAACTTCTAATGACAAATCTGTTGCTAGTGAAGCACTCAAACTTGTTGATAACTATTTAGGCACCACCGAAAAGACGTTCAATGAGGATTCTTTAAAAGTGAAAACGAATAAGACGGTTATTAATCAAAAGGCATTTGACAGTATGAAGAAGGAAGGCCAGCAAGAAACACAGAGTCCAGAAGACTTCATGAAGAGCTGTGAGGCAGATGCAAAAAGGAGAGCTGAAGAGAGAAGgttacaaaaggaagcttctgaTACCTTGAAGAAACGAGCAATTGCTGCGTTCAATCAAGGAGAATACGAGAAAGCGCTATCGTTTTATAACAAAGCCATCAACGAATTCCGTTGTAGCACCCATCTGTATAACAGTCGTGCATTGACTTGCCTCAAGTTGAAGTTGTACGAGAAGACCATTGAAGACTGTGATCTTGTCTTGCGTTGTTTTGATGAGAAAAACTTTAAAGCTCTCCTTTATAAAGCGAAAGCTCACAAAGCTCTtggagaagaagaagaagcagGTAAGTGTGTTCAACAAGCAATCACGTTCCATCCAAAATCAAAAGATGTTATTTGTGAGTATATTAATGAAAATCCAACAgatgataaataa